In one window of Halobacteriovorax sp. HLS DNA:
- a CDS encoding RluA family pseudouridine synthase: MENAPIEILYQDENIIVVHKPSGLLVHPYWKETNERENLMATVRDQIGQKVYPIHRLDRPVSGAMMFGLNGDIVKRIQEFWHDKTLVHKEYLALVYGDIEAAGKYDFALSDANKIKKDALTKYRPLSRADRSTLVQVVIETGRTHQIRRHFSRSHHHLIGDTKHGKGNINRFYRDEYDFHRIFLHSYRFKINLEFLKIDVTCPLPKELSGLLDRLNMDYSNIPNWEDV, translated from the coding sequence ATGGAAAATGCTCCAATCGAAATACTATACCAAGATGAGAATATTATCGTCGTGCACAAACCCTCCGGATTGCTCGTACATCCTTACTGGAAAGAGACAAATGAAAGAGAGAATCTAATGGCGACAGTAAGGGATCAAATCGGCCAAAAGGTCTATCCTATCCATAGACTTGATCGACCAGTCTCTGGGGCCATGATGTTCGGGCTAAATGGAGATATTGTTAAACGAATTCAAGAGTTTTGGCATGATAAGACATTAGTTCACAAGGAATATTTAGCTCTAGTTTATGGAGATATAGAAGCGGCCGGTAAGTATGATTTCGCACTTAGTGATGCCAATAAGATAAAGAAAGATGCACTAACTAAGTACCGTCCACTATCGAGAGCTGATCGATCAACACTTGTCCAAGTGGTAATCGAAACCGGAAGAACTCACCAGATAAGAAGGCACTTCTCCAGATCACATCACCATCTTATTGGTGATACAAAACATGGGAAAGGAAATATAAATAGATTCTACAGAGACGAGTATGATTTTCATCGCATCTTTCTTCACTCTTATAGGTTTAAAATTAATTTAGAGTTTCTAAAAATTGATGTGACTTGTCCTCTCCCCAAAGAACTTTCAGGACTGCTTGATCGTTTAAATATGGATTATAGTAATATCCCTAATTGGGAAGATGTGTAG
- a CDS encoding xanthine dehydrogenase small subunit: protein MRDYIAVYINGEKHEVRGEHAFMNLSEYLRYVKGLVGTKVVCSEGDCGACTVLVANVHRLENGEFDYEPVNSCISFMHILDGCHVVTVEGLKNGEDLNPVQQSMVDSHGAQCGFCTPGFVCSINAGIENHLKKNNTIDERRIKNSLTGNLCRCTGYKSIIEAGLNVDLSKFEPLTKKYPSAEIVKDLEDLCASECRVTFNSREMYLPSKFSDALKYQETQKAELVSGASDLGVLNNKRGYKPDRLMGLHNIPELYKIVKGSRDVFVGARVNLHQIENELRGEFREFTHMIHIFASPQIKNRATLIGNVANASPIGDSIPFLLVMNAKVVIASSKGEREVDINDFYKGYKTLDLGDNELIKGVRIPFLEKNESIKLYKVSNRKDMDISTVTFASKLKLNSTDISSIALAVGGVGPTVLRPVNTEKALLGKKFEEASFLSAAGILKNEVSPIDDVRGSARFRRVLSKNLLMKFFVEKSFELSQGGH from the coding sequence ATGAGAGATTATATTGCAGTTTATATAAATGGTGAGAAGCATGAAGTCCGTGGTGAACATGCTTTTATGAACCTATCAGAATATCTAAGATACGTAAAAGGACTTGTTGGAACCAAAGTGGTTTGCTCTGAAGGAGATTGTGGAGCCTGTACAGTTTTGGTTGCTAATGTTCACAGGTTAGAAAATGGTGAATTTGATTATGAGCCAGTGAACTCATGTATCTCTTTTATGCATATTTTAGATGGTTGTCATGTGGTTACTGTTGAAGGATTGAAAAATGGTGAAGACCTAAACCCTGTACAACAGTCAATGGTTGATTCTCATGGTGCCCAGTGCGGTTTTTGTACACCCGGTTTTGTTTGCTCTATAAATGCTGGAATAGAAAACCACTTAAAAAAGAATAATACAATTGACGAGAGAAGGATAAAGAATAGCTTAACTGGAAACTTGTGCAGATGTACCGGTTATAAATCTATTATTGAAGCAGGTTTAAATGTTGATTTAAGTAAATTTGAGCCACTTACAAAAAAGTATCCATCTGCTGAGATTGTTAAAGATCTAGAGGATCTTTGCGCAAGTGAATGTAGGGTTACTTTTAATAGTCGCGAAATGTATTTACCTTCGAAGTTCTCAGATGCTCTGAAGTATCAAGAAACACAGAAAGCAGAACTTGTTTCTGGAGCAAGTGACTTAGGTGTTCTGAATAATAAGAGAGGATACAAACCAGATAGATTGATGGGGTTACATAATATTCCCGAGCTTTATAAGATTGTTAAGGGATCAAGAGACGTCTTCGTAGGAGCAAGGGTTAATTTACATCAAATAGAAAATGAACTAAGAGGTGAGTTTAGAGAATTTACTCATATGATTCATATCTTTGCTTCTCCACAAATTAAAAATAGAGCAACATTGATTGGTAATGTTGCTAATGCTTCTCCGATAGGGGACTCAATACCTTTTCTCTTGGTTATGAATGCTAAAGTTGTTATCGCATCCAGCAAGGGAGAAAGAGAAGTTGATATTAATGATTTTTACAAAGGTTATAAAACTTTAGACCTTGGTGATAATGAATTAATTAAAGGGGTACGAATTCCTTTTCTAGAAAAAAATGAATCGATTAAACTTTATAAAGTAAGTAATCGAAAAGATATGGATATTTCTACAGTCACATTTGCTAGTAAGCTTAAGTTGAACTCAACAGATATTTCTTCTATTGCGTTAGCTGTTGGTGGGGTTGGTCCCACTGTCTTACGGCCAGTAAATACTGAAAAAGCTCTTCTAGGAAAAAAGTTTGAGGAGGCTTCTTTTTTAAGCGCTGCCGGAATTTTGAAGAATGAGGTTTCTCCGATTGATGATGTTCGTGGAAGTGCAAGATTTAGAAGAGTCCTAAGTAAAAATCTTCTAATGAAGTTCTTTGTTGAAAAAAGTTTTGAACTCTCGCAAGGAGGACATTAA